One genomic region from Kineobactrum salinum encodes:
- a CDS encoding zonular occludens toxin domain-containing protein, with translation MAITAYSGLPGSGKSYSVVEHVILPALRAGNIVWTNIPMDPDLMDSEFGGLLKQFKISEIEENQNWFQETFTPGATIVIDEAWRLWPAGTRANAMLEQHKSFLAEHRHMVSEDGRSTEVVIVTQDLSQLASYPRSLVASTYRTTKMDIIGASKSFRVDVYEGAVTGNKPPVKQRVRQIPGKYKADIYKYYKSQTLSESANHGDESRTDDRINILKSKWLRVGFPFLIVFCLYIVYKGMSALGSFYGSSDDMASTQQPMQQQGDAPTRAPQRVRHWFDGMSISISFNMGTHPRNIVYRLAFAGPAGSVTMGTNELYRLGYSIEPIDACLVRLVGHGDSRLVMCPGPDTGKRDSIFDI, from the coding sequence ATGGCGATTACTGCTTACAGCGGCCTCCCAGGCTCTGGCAAATCTTATTCCGTAGTTGAGCATGTCATTCTGCCCGCGCTGCGCGCTGGCAATATCGTGTGGACCAACATCCCGATGGATCCCGATCTAATGGATAGCGAGTTTGGCGGGCTCCTGAAGCAATTCAAAATTTCCGAGATCGAGGAAAATCAAAACTGGTTTCAGGAAACCTTCACTCCCGGGGCTACTATCGTGATCGATGAAGCGTGGCGACTCTGGCCCGCGGGGACTCGCGCTAACGCAATGCTGGAACAGCACAAGTCGTTCCTTGCTGAACATCGGCATATGGTCTCGGAAGACGGTCGCAGTACTGAAGTTGTCATAGTGACTCAGGATTTGTCACAGCTCGCGAGTTATCCCCGTTCCCTTGTTGCCTCTACGTATCGCACTACAAAAATGGATATCATCGGCGCGAGCAAGAGTTTCCGCGTCGATGTGTATGAAGGCGCTGTGACCGGCAACAAGCCACCTGTCAAGCAACGAGTGCGCCAGATTCCCGGCAAATACAAAGCTGACATTTACAAATACTATAAATCTCAGACCCTGAGTGAGTCAGCGAATCACGGCGATGAATCCCGCACTGATGACCGGATCAACATTTTAAAATCCAAGTGGCTCCGGGTTGGATTCCCTTTCCTGATCGTGTTTTGCCTCTATATCGTTTATAAGGGCATGTCCGCCCTGGGCAGCTTCTACGGTTCTAGTGACGACATGGCGTCCACTCAGCAGCCGATGCAGCAGCAGGGCGATGCACCGACCAGGGCACCGCAGCGAGTCCGCCATTGGTTCGACGGCATGAGTATCTCTATCAGCTTCAACATGGGCACCCATCCCCGCAATATCGTTTACCGGCTCGCGTTTGCCGGTCCCGCTGGCAGCGTCACGATGGGCACCAATGAGCTGTACCGGCTCGGGTACAGCATCGAGCCTATTGATGCCTGTCTCGTCCGGCTGGTCGGCCACGGTGACTCTCGCTTGGTAATGTGTCCTGGTCCCGACACCGGCAAACGAGATAGCATTTTCGATATCTGA
- a CDS encoding phage/plasmid replication protein, II/X family — protein sequence MIDWLDFVIPCLHDPIPAGRVMSILPSGELEYDVPKRMQATGTYESKMWVRSQGGDGEGRATELYISGNPAKFLQGHNVFGCELVCDLAAGVVRKILDTVGISSDLTVAQALKGNFSVKRIDITRSFSFASRNEVKAVLSSLAIKSRSRMGRAQTSGGTVYHGKQSRRHTLKFYCKAEELEAGEKHKLPAELEKTPIKEFAETLLRAELTLRSKELIELEKTEGKHFTPKVLDALYFDYFGRIEMAAQAYIPSEEIKLLSRSIRDSYLLWKEGVDVRPMMSKPTFYRHRSELLPLGIDIALPNEQVECEIIPLFRKVTGRPVGIPDWAYQQGLVYQSRVGG from the coding sequence ATGATTGATTGGCTTGACTTCGTTATCCCTTGCCTCCACGACCCCATACCAGCCGGACGGGTCATGTCCATTTTGCCCAGCGGAGAACTTGAATATGACGTGCCGAAGCGGATGCAGGCCACCGGTACTTACGAGTCGAAAATGTGGGTCCGGAGCCAGGGCGGAGACGGGGAGGGAAGAGCAACTGAACTTTATATTTCCGGCAACCCCGCCAAATTTTTACAGGGGCACAACGTCTTTGGCTGCGAGCTGGTCTGCGATCTGGCGGCGGGCGTTGTTCGCAAGATCCTCGACACCGTTGGTATTTCATCTGATTTAACGGTGGCCCAAGCTCTCAAGGGTAATTTTTCCGTCAAGCGGATTGATATCACTCGGTCATTTTCCTTTGCCAGTCGGAACGAAGTGAAAGCGGTGTTATCGAGTCTGGCAATTAAATCCCGGTCGCGGATGGGGAGGGCGCAGACCTCTGGCGGGACGGTGTATCACGGTAAGCAATCGCGTCGTCACACCCTGAAATTTTATTGCAAAGCGGAAGAATTGGAAGCGGGTGAAAAACACAAGCTGCCTGCTGAGTTGGAAAAAACCCCTATTAAAGAGTTCGCGGAAACATTGCTGCGGGCTGAATTAACGCTGCGATCAAAAGAGCTGATCGAGTTGGAAAAAACCGAGGGAAAACACTTTACCCCGAAGGTGTTGGATGCCCTCTACTTTGATTATTTCGGGAGGATTGAAATGGCTGCACAAGCTTACATACCTAGTGAAGAAATCAAGCTGCTTTCGCGCTCGATCCGCGACAGCTATTTGCTCTGGAAGGAGGGCGTTGATGTACGCCCGATGATGAGCAAACCAACATTTTATCGGCACCGTTCCGAGTTGCTGCCTTTGGGCATCGATATCGCACTCCCGAATGAACAGGTTGAGTGCGAGATCATCCCTCTTTTTCGCAAAGTCACCGGCAGACCAGTCGGTATTCCGGATTGGGCCTATCAACAGGGTCTGGTCTATCAATCGAGAGTAGGGGGTTAA
- a CDS encoding zonular occludens toxin domain-containing protein, with product MAITAYSGLPGSGKSYSVVEHVILPALRAGNIVWTNIPMDPDLMDSEFGGLLKQFKISEIEENQNWFQETFTPGATIVIDEAWRLWPAGLALTQCWNSTSRSLLNIGIWSRKTVAVLKLS from the coding sequence ATGGCGATTACTGCTTACAGCGGCCTCCCAGGCTCTGGCAAATCTTATTCCGTAGTTGAGCATGTCATTCTGCCCGCGCTGCGCGCTGGCAATATCGTGTGGACCAACATCCCGATGGATCCCGATCTAATGGATAGCGAGTTTGGCGGGCTCCTGAAGCAATTCAAAATTTCCGAGATCGAGGAAAATCAAAACTGGTTTCAGGAAACCTTCACTCCCGGGGCTACTATCGTGATCGATGAAGCGTGGCGACTCTGGCCCGCGGGACTCGCGCTAACGCAATGCTGGAACAGCACAAGTCGTTCCTTGCTGAACATCGGCATATGGTCTCGGAAGACGGTCGCAGTACTGAAGTTGTCATAG
- a CDS encoding zonular occludens toxin domain-containing protein, translating into MVSEDGRSTEVVIVTQDLSQLASYPRSLVASTYRTTKMDIIGASKSFRVDVYEGAVTGNKPPVKQRVRQIPGKYKADIYKYYKSQTLSESANHGDESRTDDRINILKSKWLRVGFPFLIVFCLYIVYKGMSALGSFYGSSDDMASTQQPMQQQGDAPTRAPQRVRHWFDGMSISISFNMGTHPRNIVYRLAFAGPAGSVTMGTNELYRLGYSIEPIDACLVRLVGHGDSRLVMCPGPDTGKRDSIFDI; encoded by the coding sequence ATGGTCTCGGAAGACGGTCGCAGTACTGAAGTTGTCATAGTGACTCAGGATTTGTCACAGCTCGCGAGTTATCCCCGTTCCCTTGTTGCCTCTACGTATCGCACTACAAAAATGGATATCATCGGCGCGAGCAAGAGTTTCCGCGTCGATGTGTATGAAGGCGCTGTGACCGGCAACAAGCCACCTGTCAAGCAACGAGTGCGCCAGATTCCCGGCAAATACAAAGCTGACATTTACAAATACTATAAATCTCAGACCCTGAGTGAGTCAGCGAATCACGGCGATGAATCCCGCACTGATGACCGGATCAACATTTTAAAATCCAAGTGGCTCCGGGTTGGATTCCCTTTCCTGATCGTGTTTTGCCTCTATATCGTTTATAAGGGCATGTCCGCCCTGGGCAGCTTCTACGGTTCTAGTGACGACATGGCGTCCACTCAGCAGCCGATGCAGCAGCAGGGCGATGCACCGACCAGGGCACCGCAGCGAGTCCGCCATTGGTTCGACGGCATGAGTATCTCTATCAGCTTCAACATGGGCACCCATCCCCGCAATATCGTTTACCGGCTCGCGTTTGCCGGTCCCGCTGGCAGCGTCACGATGGGCACCAATGAGCTGTACCGGCTCGGGTACAGCATCGAGCCTATTGATGCCTGTCTCGTCCGGCTGGTCGGCCACGGTGACTCTCGCTTGGTAATGTGTCCTGGTCCCGACACCGGCAAACGAGATAGCATTTTCGATATCTGA
- a CDS encoding potassium/proton antiporter, which yields MMPIEFTSQMIFWGAALTLLCVVASVLSRRVGAPLLLVFLVLGMLAGEDGLGKISFDDTGLAFMLGSVALAIIILDGGMGARRDTFRVSLSPALSLATLGVLITAGITGTAAHWILGLPWLESLLIGAIVGSTDAAAVFGLLRAAGLQLKQRTGATLEIESGSNDPMAIFLTITLVELLAAGGSAPGWGVIADFVRQMGLGLAIGAAGGYGLAVLLRRLPLPVSLYPLMALAGGMSVFGLTNLWGGSGFLAIYLVGAMLGNTSLPYAKDIHRFQDGMAWLSQIGMFLMLGLLINPSHLLAIFLPAISIALTLILIARPAAVWLSLLPFHFPWREQLFISWCGLRGAVPIILALFPSLAGLELSETYFELAFFVVLISLLLQGWTIAPVARWLRLEVPPALEEPEHLMLKIPDDQEKELLVYQAVQGSSAIGMRGRHLPLSGGAQLAGIVRQGMLLTDWREQKLLPEDYVLVLASHGSTTTLGRMFAPSASRDYLESSTFFGEFVIKPDALLAELAQLYFFEVPENLKATTVAAFINRQFHQKPVVGDRVKLGDVQFVVKKLEGERIAAVGLKLN from the coding sequence ATGATGCCGATTGAATTTACCAGTCAGATGATTTTCTGGGGTGCAGCGCTGACCCTGCTGTGCGTGGTGGCCAGTGTGTTGTCGCGGCGCGTCGGGGCTCCATTGCTGCTGGTCTTTCTGGTGCTGGGCATGCTGGCAGGTGAGGACGGCCTGGGGAAAATCAGCTTTGACGATACCGGCCTGGCTTTCATGCTCGGAAGCGTTGCCTTGGCAATCATCATTCTTGACGGTGGCATGGGCGCCCGCCGGGACACCTTCCGGGTCAGCCTCAGTCCTGCGCTGTCGCTGGCTACCCTGGGAGTATTGATTACTGCAGGCATCACCGGCACGGCTGCCCACTGGATTCTGGGCCTGCCGTGGTTGGAGTCATTGCTGATCGGCGCGATCGTTGGCTCTACCGACGCCGCCGCGGTATTCGGCCTGTTGCGGGCGGCAGGTCTGCAGCTGAAGCAGCGCACCGGCGCCACGCTGGAAATAGAATCCGGCAGCAATGATCCCATGGCCATCTTTCTTACGATCACATTGGTAGAGTTGCTGGCCGCGGGCGGGAGTGCGCCAGGATGGGGAGTTATCGCGGACTTCGTCCGGCAAATGGGGCTGGGACTCGCCATCGGTGCCGCCGGCGGCTACGGTCTCGCAGTATTGCTGCGCCGCCTGCCACTGCCGGTATCGCTGTATCCACTGATGGCGCTTGCCGGCGGCATGAGCGTGTTTGGTCTCACCAACCTGTGGGGAGGCAGTGGCTTCCTCGCAATCTACCTGGTAGGCGCCATGCTGGGCAACACCTCGCTGCCCTATGCCAAGGACATTCACCGCTTTCAGGACGGCATGGCGTGGCTGAGCCAGATCGGCATGTTCCTGATGCTGGGCCTGCTGATCAATCCCAGCCATTTGCTGGCTATTTTTCTGCCAGCCATCAGCATCGCTTTGACCCTTATATTGATTGCACGCCCCGCGGCCGTCTGGCTGTCACTGCTGCCCTTTCACTTCCCCTGGCGCGAGCAGTTGTTTATCAGTTGGTGTGGCCTGCGTGGAGCAGTGCCTATTATTCTGGCTCTATTTCCGTCGCTTGCCGGCCTGGAGCTGTCCGAGACCTACTTTGAGCTGGCCTTTTTCGTGGTGCTGATATCCCTGCTGCTACAGGGCTGGACTATAGCTCCGGTGGCGCGCTGGCTACGGCTGGAGGTACCGCCTGCGCTGGAAGAGCCGGAACATCTGATGCTGAAAATTCCTGATGACCAGGAAAAAGAACTGCTGGTCTACCAGGCGGTGCAGGGCAGCTCCGCGATAGGCATGCGGGGCCGCCACCTGCCCCTGTCGGGCGGCGCCCAACTGGCGGGCATAGTGCGGCAGGGCATGCTGCTGACCGACTGGCGGGAGCAGAAGCTGTTGCCGGAAGACTACGTGCTGGTATTGGCCTCCCACGGTTCAACTACCACCCTGGGACGTATGTTTGCGCCTTCCGCGAGCCGCGACTACCTGGAGTCCTCGACTTTCTTTGGCGAGTTCGTGATCAAGCCGGACGCGCTGCTGGCTGAACTGGCCCAGCTATACTTCTTCGAGGTTCCTGAAAACCTGAAAGCCACCACTGTGGCGGCATTCATCAATCGCCAGTTCCACCAAAAACCGGTAGTGGGGGACCGTGTGAAACTGGGCGACGTACAGTTCGTGGTGAAAAAGCTGGAAGGAGAACGGATCGCGGCTGTGGGCCTGAAGCTCAATTAA
- a CDS encoding carboxy terminal-processing peptidase gives MNLIRQTPRAAQQWLLCGVLGLALLAAPSLPAWSAIEYSDSQRETIVELIEQLEERHYAKLKYDDELSSLHLDNYIKSLDGGKMFFTRADLEDFERFRNSMDEELHAGHLEAGFSIFDRFQQRLEHRLETLVDNLPELVAKMDFTIDEEYVLDPEDRPWARNEAELDDRWRRHLKNQVLSLRLTEKDDAEIVPTLTKRYRNQLKRVRQYNNQDVFQIYANALTELYDPHTNYLSPRRSENFNINMSLSLEGIGAVLQLEDEYTKVARLVPAGPADKQGELRPSDRIIAVAQGEDGEFEDVIGWRLDEVVELIRGPKGSTVRLQVIPSKAPATDARKEITIVRNQVKLEEQSAQKEVLEIPVAGGETMKVGVIDIPAFYIDFEAMRRGEDDYKSTTRDVKVLLDQLRAEDVDGIVIDLRHNGGGSLQEANELTGLFIEYGPTVQIRHSSRRVWRDGKRLRSPYYEGPLVVLINRLSASASEIFAGAIQDYQRGIIVGDRSFGKGTVQTMVPLTEGQLKLTESKFYRISGDSTQHRGVVPDVVFPSLFDPEQIGESALDHALSWDQINPVRHRRYGDISSVIPEVTKLFQSRADTNPDFVYLEDQVGLAEEARAIKRVSLNEATRLEMRDEQEQRALAIENRRRAARGEELLTALEDEFVDEDEELDEDSTNDSDDDRPDVLLSEAGNILVDALLLRQQRYAQHIPLDKGDD, from the coding sequence ATGAACTTGATCAGACAGACACCAAGAGCGGCACAGCAATGGTTGTTGTGTGGCGTACTGGGGCTCGCGTTGCTGGCCGCACCTTCCCTCCCCGCCTGGAGTGCGATCGAGTACAGTGACAGCCAGCGCGAGACCATCGTCGAATTGATTGAACAGCTTGAGGAGCGCCACTACGCCAAGCTCAAGTATGACGACGAGCTGTCCTCACTGCATCTGGACAACTACATCAAAAGCCTCGATGGCGGCAAGATGTTCTTCACCCGCGCCGATCTCGAGGATTTCGAACGCTTTCGCAACAGCATGGATGAGGAACTGCACGCCGGTCACCTGGAGGCCGGCTTTTCGATATTTGACCGCTTTCAACAGCGGCTGGAACACCGGCTGGAAACGCTGGTCGACAACCTTCCCGAGCTGGTTGCGAAAATGGATTTCACCATCGACGAGGAGTATGTACTGGATCCGGAAGACCGTCCCTGGGCTCGGAATGAGGCCGAGCTTGATGATCGCTGGCGGCGGCACCTGAAGAATCAGGTCCTGAGCCTGCGCCTGACCGAGAAGGACGATGCCGAGATCGTGCCGACCCTGACCAAGCGCTATCGCAATCAGCTCAAACGTGTGCGTCAATACAACAATCAGGATGTATTTCAGATCTACGCCAATGCGTTGACCGAGCTGTACGACCCTCACACCAATTACCTGTCACCGCGGCGCTCGGAAAACTTCAACATCAACATGAGTCTGTCGCTTGAGGGTATTGGCGCGGTACTGCAGCTGGAAGACGAGTATACCAAGGTGGCCCGGCTGGTCCCCGCGGGTCCCGCTGACAAGCAGGGCGAACTGCGGCCCTCCGACCGTATCATTGCGGTGGCCCAGGGCGAGGACGGCGAATTCGAGGACGTGATCGGCTGGCGCCTGGATGAAGTGGTAGAGCTGATTCGCGGCCCCAAGGGTTCCACCGTACGCCTGCAGGTCATTCCCTCCAAGGCTCCGGCTACCGATGCGCGCAAGGAAATTACCATCGTCCGCAACCAGGTCAAGCTGGAGGAGCAATCCGCGCAGAAGGAGGTACTGGAAATACCGGTGGCCGGGGGAGAGACGATGAAGGTCGGGGTAATCGACATTCCCGCCTTCTACATTGATTTCGAGGCGATGCGCCGGGGTGAGGACGATTACAAAAGTACCACTCGCGACGTCAAGGTGCTGCTGGACCAATTGCGGGCCGAGGATGTCGACGGTATTGTGATCGACCTGCGTCACAATGGTGGCGGATCCCTGCAGGAAGCCAATGAACTGACCGGCCTTTTCATCGAGTACGGCCCGACGGTACAGATCCGGCATTCCTCTCGCCGGGTGTGGCGCGACGGCAAGCGGCTGCGCAGTCCCTACTACGAAGGACCACTGGTCGTGCTGATCAACCGGCTCAGTGCTTCTGCGTCAGAGATTTTTGCCGGTGCGATTCAGGATTACCAGCGCGGCATCATCGTCGGTGACCGCTCCTTCGGCAAGGGTACCGTGCAGACCATGGTGCCGCTGACCGAGGGCCAGCTCAAGCTCACCGAGTCGAAGTTCTACCGTATCTCCGGCGACAGCACCCAGCATCGCGGCGTGGTGCCGGATGTGGTGTTCCCGTCCCTGTTCGACCCGGAACAAATTGGCGAAAGCGCCCTGGATCATGCCCTCAGTTGGGATCAGATCAATCCGGTACGCCACCGCCGCTATGGCGATATTTCCTCGGTCATTCCGGAAGTGACCAAACTGTTCCAGTCGCGTGCCGACACCAATCCGGATTTCGTCTATCTGGAGGACCAGGTCGGCCTCGCCGAGGAGGCGCGGGCCATCAAGCGCGTGTCGCTGAATGAAGCAACCCGGCTTGAAATGCGCGATGAGCAGGAGCAAAGAGCCCTGGCCATCGAAAACCGGCGCCGCGCCGCACGGGGCGAAGAGTTGCTGACTGCGCTCGAAGACGAGTTCGTGGACGAGGACGAGGAACTGGACGAGGACAGCACGAACGACAGTGACGACGACCGTCCCGATGTGCTGTTGAGCGAGGCGGGCAACATTCTGGTGGATGCCCTGCTGTTGCGTCAGCAACGTTACGCGCAACATATCCCGCTGGACAAAGGTGACGACTGA
- a CDS encoding VanZ family protein: MTTESGCSAVVASPDSALNIARYRLAAVLAFAATAVLLLLPGPVLSAAGSWLAPWWPLPSPQEPSFALPLDKLVHAGLFALCGLLVLRGWLTSNGHWLRFFLLLFLFAILTEAAQYPIPGRHADFADLLADLAGAAAGIWWGLRPLR, translated from the coding sequence GTGACGACTGAGTCCGGTTGCTCCGCGGTTGTTGCGTCGCCGGATTCAGCGCTGAACATTGCCCGATACCGGCTGGCGGCTGTGCTCGCGTTTGCGGCGACCGCCGTTCTGTTGCTGCTGCCAGGTCCCGTGCTGAGCGCGGCCGGCAGCTGGCTGGCGCCATGGTGGCCACTGCCCTCCCCTCAGGAACCGTCTTTCGCCCTGCCCCTGGACAAACTGGTACATGCCGGTCTCTTCGCGCTGTGCGGCCTGCTGGTTCTGCGCGGCTGGCTGACCAGCAACGGTCACTGGCTACGGTTCTTCCTGCTGTTGTTCCTGTTCGCCATCCTCACGGAGGCGGCGCAATACCCGATCCCCGGCCGCCACGCCGATTTTGCCGATCTGCTGGCCGACCTGGCGGGAGCGGCTGCAGGGATCTGGTGGGGCTTGCGCCCCCTGCGCTGA
- the cysG gene encoding siroheme synthase CysG, whose protein sequence is METLPLFHKLVDAPVVLVGGGQVATRKARLLTSAGATLTVIAPELTDELALLLDDSAPCRWQQSRYTGPGQLQGARLVVAATPEYEVNAAISRDANTLNIPVNVVDSPQLCSFLFPAIIDRSPLVIAIGSGGASPVLARRLRRQIETMVPAAYGQLARFAGRLRAAVATALPEVELRRRFWEQVLDGPIASKVLNGREAEAEQAFHTLLADQQQNPDALATGEVFLIGAGPGDPDLMTFKALRLLQTADVVLYDRLVNPAIVEMARRDAQRIYVGKRRADHSMPQPALNQLLVDLARQGRRVARLKGGDPFIFGRGGEEIELLAGHRIPFQVVPGITAASGAACYSGIPLTHRDHAQSVRFVAGYLKGDRVDHDWAAFASPAETLVFYMGLVGLAEICRQLQAHGRAPDTPVALIERATLPEQRVLTGTLATISEIVAHAQPQAPTLIIVGRVVQLQRELQWFGGAN, encoded by the coding sequence ATGGAAACCCTGCCCCTGTTTCACAAATTGGTCGATGCCCCGGTGGTGCTGGTGGGAGGCGGGCAGGTCGCCACCCGCAAGGCGCGCCTGCTGACCAGTGCCGGTGCCACGCTGACTGTCATTGCCCCCGAACTGACCGATGAACTGGCTCTCCTGCTCGATGACAGCGCCCCCTGCAGGTGGCAGCAATCCCGCTATACCGGGCCCGGGCAGCTGCAGGGGGCCAGACTGGTCGTCGCGGCGACGCCGGAGTACGAGGTCAACGCCGCGATATCGCGGGACGCCAATACCCTCAATATCCCCGTCAATGTGGTCGACTCCCCGCAACTGTGCAGCTTTCTGTTTCCGGCCATCATCGATCGCTCACCACTGGTCATCGCGATTGGCAGTGGCGGCGCCAGCCCGGTGCTGGCACGCCGGTTGCGGCGCCAGATCGAGACCATGGTACCGGCAGCCTACGGTCAGCTCGCCCGCTTTGCCGGACGCCTGCGGGCGGCGGTTGCGACTGCGTTGCCGGAGGTGGAACTGCGCAGACGTTTCTGGGAGCAGGTGCTCGATGGCCCCATTGCCAGCAAGGTGCTGAACGGACGCGAGGCCGAGGCCGAGCAGGCCTTCCATACCCTGCTGGCGGATCAGCAGCAGAACCCGGATGCCCTGGCGACAGGTGAAGTATTCCTGATCGGCGCGGGCCCCGGCGACCCCGACTTGATGACCTTCAAGGCACTTCGCCTGCTGCAGACCGCGGATGTGGTGCTGTACGACCGGCTTGTGAATCCCGCCATTGTCGAGATGGCGCGCCGCGATGCGCAGCGGATCTATGTGGGCAAGCGCCGCGCAGACCACAGCATGCCCCAACCGGCCCTCAATCAGCTGCTGGTGGACCTGGCGCGGCAGGGCAGGCGGGTGGCACGCCTGAAGGGCGGCGATCCGTTTATCTTTGGCCGCGGCGGGGAGGAAATCGAGTTGCTGGCCGGCCACCGGATACCGTTTCAGGTCGTACCGGGCATTACCGCAGCCAGTGGTGCCGCCTGCTACAGCGGCATTCCACTGACCCACCGCGATCATGCCCAGTCAGTGCGCTTTGTCGCCGGTTATCTGAAGGGGGACCGGGTGGATCACGACTGGGCTGCGTTTGCCTCTCCCGCCGAGACCCTGGTGTTCTATATGGGGCTGGTGGGCCTGGCGGAAATCTGCCGCCAGTTGCAGGCCCACGGGCGCGCGCCGGACACACCGGTAGCCCTGATCGAGCGGGCAACGCTGCCGGAGCAGAGGGTCCTGACCGGCACCCTGGCAACGATCAGCGAAATCGTGGCGCATGCCCAGCCCCAGGCGCCGACCCTGATCATTGTCGGCAGGGTCGTACAACTGCAACGCGAACTGCAGTGGTTTGGCGGCGCCAACTGA
- the crcB gene encoding fluoride efflux transporter CrcB, which produces MRYLLLIAAGGAAGSVARYALSLWTQAHWQGQFPLGTLLVNVLGSFAIGVVFVLLQQQLLHPDWRGVLLVGFLGAFTTFSTYSLETVALWEAGQGVQALAYALTSVVLCVLAAGAAIALTRNLL; this is translated from the coding sequence ATGAGATACCTGCTATTGATCGCTGCTGGCGGCGCCGCTGGCTCGGTGGCACGTTATGCACTGTCGCTGTGGACCCAGGCCCACTGGCAGGGGCAATTTCCGCTGGGCACTCTGCTGGTAAATGTGTTGGGGTCGTTCGCGATCGGAGTCGTATTCGTGTTGTTGCAGCAACAGCTGCTGCACCCGGACTGGCGTGGAGTACTGCTGGTCGGCTTCCTGGGCGCCTTCACCACCTTTTCCACCTATTCGCTGGAGACAGTGGCGCTGTGGGAGGCGGGGCAGGGCGTGCAGGCACTGGCCTATGCGCTGACCAGTGTGGTCCTGTGCGTGCTCGCTGCGGGCGCAGCCATCGCACTCACGCGCAATCTGCTGTAA
- a CDS encoding replication-associated recombination protein A: MSQDLFAQTKDTGYQPLAARLRPASLDEFAGQSHLLGPGMPLRQAIERRQLHSMIFWGPPGVGKTTLARIVAGAANAHFLQLSAVLAGVKEIREAIAQARQQRAGGRDTVLFVDEVHRFNKSQQDAFLPHVEEGTVIFIGATTENPSFELNNALLSRSRVYKLRSLEDAELLDVLQRGLQRLEPGLEAPDHCLQLIARQADGDARRALNLLELAADLAEPVATAAGESPRRRITSATLEEVLQASLRRFDKGGDLFYDQISALHKAVRGSSPDAALYWLCRMLDGGCDALYLARRVVRMASEDIGNADPRALGLCLDAWQVQERLGSPEGELALAQAVVYLACAPKSNAVYSAYNAARAEVAASPSDEVPLHLRNAPTALMKAEGYGAEYRYAHDEEDAYAAGENYFPEGLRECRYYYPVERGLEQKIREKLEYLRQRDRASDRQRYRQR, encoded by the coding sequence ATGAGTCAGGACCTGTTTGCGCAGACCAAGGACACCGGCTACCAGCCGCTGGCTGCACGCCTGCGCCCCGCCAGCCTGGATGAATTCGCTGGCCAGAGCCACCTGCTGGGCCCTGGCATGCCGCTGCGCCAGGCCATCGAACGGCGCCAGTTGCATTCGATGATCTTCTGGGGCCCGCCCGGCGTCGGCAAGACCACGTTGGCAAGAATTGTCGCCGGCGCCGCAAATGCACATTTTCTGCAACTGTCGGCGGTACTGGCCGGCGTCAAGGAGATCCGCGAGGCCATAGCCCAGGCCCGCCAGCAACGTGCCGGCGGCCGCGACACCGTGCTGTTCGTGGATGAGGTGCACCGTTTCAACAAGTCGCAGCAGGACGCCTTCCTGCCGCATGTGGAAGAGGGCACCGTCATTTTTATCGGCGCCACCACCGAAAACCCGTCCTTTGAGCTCAACAATGCGCTGCTGTCCCGCTCCCGGGTGTACAAATTGCGGTCGCTGGAGGACGCCGAGCTGCTGGACGTGTTGCAGCGTGGCCTGCAACGCCTGGAGCCCGGACTGGAGGCGCCGGATCACTGCCTGCAATTGATTGCACGCCAGGCCGACGGTGATGCCCGGCGGGCACTGAATCTGCTGGAACTGGCGGCGGATCTGGCCGAGCCGGTGGCGACCGCGGCGGGAGAGTCTCCCCGGCGGCGTATTACCAGCGCGACCCTGGAAGAAGTGCTACAGGCCTCCCTGCGCCGTTTCGACAAGGGCGGCGATCTGTTCTACGACCAGATCAGCGCCCTGCACAAGGCGGTGCGCGGATCCAGTCCCGACGCCGCCCTGTACTGGCTGTGCCGGATGTTGGATGGCGGCTGCGACGCACTGTACCTGGCGCGCCGGGTGGTGCGCATGGCCAGCGAAGACATCGGCAATGCCGACCCCCGCGCCCTGGGTCTGTGCCTGGATGCCTGGCAGGTACAGGAGCGGCTGGGCAGCCCTGAGGGAGAGCTGGCGCTGGCCCAGGCGGTGGTCTACCTGGCCTGTGCGCCCAAAAGCAATGCCGTATACAGCGCCTACAATGCCGCCCGCGCCGAGGTTGCTGCCAGTCCCAGCGACGAGGTGCCCCTGCATCTACGCAACGCGCCCACCGCACTGATGAAGGCAGAAGGCTACGGTGCCGAGTACCGCTATGCCCACGATGAAGAGGACGCCTACGCGGCCGGCGAAAACTATTTCCCGGAAGGCCTGCGCGAGTGCCGCTATTATTACCCCGTAGAGCGCGGCCTGGAACAGAAGATCCGGGAAAAACTGGAGTATCTGCGGCAGCGGGACCGGGCCAGCGACCGGCAGCGGTATCGACAACGCTAA